The Spirosoma foliorum genome has a window encoding:
- the mnmE gene encoding tRNA uridine-5-carboxymethylaminomethyl(34) synthesis GTPase MnmE: MFQLDPIAALATAPGIGAIAVIRVSGEGAIELTSRMFRGKELTQQASHTAHFGTLRNRPDETGNASIIDEVLVTVFRAPKSFTKEDVVEISCHGSEFIIQQILRRLTQEGARLAKPGEFTQRAFLNGQFDLVQAEAVADLIASDSDASHRAALTQLRGGFSKQLKVLRQQLIDFVALVELELDFGEEDVEFAHRDRLRQLMLDIRRALHPLIDSFSTGNAIKNGVPTVIVGKPNAGKSTLLNALLNEEKAIVSDIPGTTRDVIEDELFIEGIRFRLIDTAGLRQATDRIEAIGIERTQQKMRDAALVVYLFDGKNIELNELQTALTEVRESGKPYLLVGNKLDAIDDHKRQALETVAGESIVWISAAKQTHLEELKAALSARVRTDAAVQTGSAVVTNARHYDHLTATDEALARAISGLDTNVTPDWLAMDLRVALQHLGEITGEITTDDLLESIFSKFCIGK, encoded by the coding sequence TTGTTTCAATTAGATCCCATTGCCGCCCTTGCTACTGCGCCGGGCATTGGTGCCATTGCCGTTATTCGTGTATCGGGCGAAGGTGCCATTGAGCTGACCAGCCGTATGTTTCGGGGAAAAGAACTGACGCAACAAGCGAGTCACACCGCTCATTTTGGCACACTTCGGAATCGCCCCGACGAAACCGGAAACGCCAGCATCATCGACGAAGTACTAGTTACGGTTTTCCGCGCGCCGAAATCGTTTACTAAAGAAGATGTGGTTGAGATTTCGTGTCATGGATCGGAGTTTATCATTCAGCAAATTCTGCGTCGACTTACGCAGGAAGGCGCTCGCCTGGCCAAGCCGGGTGAGTTCACCCAACGTGCTTTTTTAAATGGTCAGTTCGATCTTGTCCAGGCCGAAGCTGTGGCAGATCTTATTGCGTCGGATTCGGATGCCAGTCATCGGGCAGCACTGACCCAATTGCGCGGAGGTTTCTCGAAACAACTGAAAGTACTCCGCCAGCAACTCATTGACTTTGTGGCTTTAGTAGAATTGGAGCTGGACTTTGGCGAAGAAGATGTAGAGTTTGCCCACCGCGACCGACTCCGACAACTGATGCTCGACATCCGGCGGGCACTACATCCACTAATCGATTCATTCTCAACCGGAAACGCCATAAAAAACGGTGTACCAACAGTTATTGTCGGCAAACCCAACGCAGGCAAATCGACCTTGTTAAATGCACTGCTTAACGAAGAGAAAGCCATCGTTTCCGATATTCCCGGAACCACCCGCGATGTCATCGAAGATGAACTGTTCATTGAGGGCATCCGCTTTCGGCTGATTGACACAGCCGGTTTACGGCAAGCCACCGACCGTATCGAAGCCATTGGGATTGAGCGAACGCAGCAGAAAATGCGCGATGCGGCTCTGGTTGTTTATCTGTTCGACGGAAAAAACATTGAACTCAATGAACTACAAACGGCACTTACCGAAGTACGTGAATCGGGTAAACCCTATTTACTTGTCGGGAATAAACTGGATGCGATTGACGACCATAAACGTCAGGCATTAGAGACCGTAGCTGGTGAATCTATTGTCTGGATTTCGGCAGCCAAACAAACGCATTTAGAGGAGCTAAAAGCCGCCCTTTCAGCTCGGGTTCGTACCGATGCCGCAGTACAAACAGGCAGCGCCGTGGTGACCAACGCCCGCCATTACGACCACCTCACCGCCACCGACGAGGCCCTCGCCCGCGCCATCTCAGGCCTGGATACAAACGTAACCCCCGACTGGTTAGCCATGGACCTACGCGTTGCATTACAGCATCTGGGTGAGATCACTGGCGAGATTACAACCGACGATCTATTGGAGTCTATTTTCAGTAAGTTCTGTATCGGAAAGTAA
- a CDS encoding oxygenase MpaB family protein, protein MPVLIKPTRSFSDNLLQPYRQQGDSPADAAIAAVVEANGPTGLRSLMAWLADTTDFSTANQHQVVQAFFVDQAQLPSWANPDRMQRGMAFFEKHAQQIGLVLGFFSLPFSYLGAHGAQVLWLTERIKNDTTRRLQETGEWVFGVNDSKEWKAGKAIDRILKIRLIHAGVRWFAIHSKKWNTDWGYPVNQEDMAGTNLTFSYVVLLGLRKLGIVVSEQEEEDYLHHINVVNYLNGVAEELLPRNLREAYTLSHAIGRRQFAPSEAGIGLTRSLLDAIAEQLAQHQKGRPETIRNLVAGEMRFFLGDAYADWLEIPAVPVEKRLAGLLNQLPIFPKTV, encoded by the coding sequence ATGCCAGTTCTTATCAAGCCAACCCGTTCATTTTCCGACAACTTGCTCCAGCCGTATAGGCAGCAAGGCGACTCTCCTGCCGACGCTGCTATTGCAGCTGTGGTAGAGGCAAACGGTCCCACAGGATTACGGTCGCTGATGGCGTGGCTAGCCGATACAACGGACTTTTCAACCGCGAACCAGCATCAGGTTGTTCAGGCCTTTTTTGTGGATCAGGCCCAGCTGCCCAGTTGGGCGAATCCAGATCGGATGCAACGGGGCATGGCCTTTTTTGAAAAACATGCTCAACAAATTGGCCTTGTGCTGGGCTTCTTTTCACTACCCTTCTCCTATCTCGGTGCTCATGGCGCCCAGGTGTTATGGTTGACCGAGCGCATTAAAAACGATACAACCCGTCGATTACAGGAAACCGGCGAATGGGTATTTGGTGTCAATGATTCAAAGGAGTGGAAAGCCGGAAAGGCCATTGACCGAATCCTTAAAATCCGCCTGATTCATGCCGGGGTGCGCTGGTTTGCGATCCATTCTAAAAAATGGAACACAGACTGGGGATATCCTGTCAATCAGGAAGATATGGCTGGCACGAACCTAACCTTTTCCTACGTTGTCCTGTTGGGCCTACGTAAATTGGGGATAGTCGTTAGTGAGCAGGAAGAAGAAGATTATCTGCACCACATTAACGTGGTAAATTATCTCAATGGAGTAGCGGAAGAACTTCTACCTAGGAATCTTCGGGAAGCGTACACCCTTAGTCACGCTATTGGCCGACGTCAGTTCGCCCCTTCCGAAGCAGGTATCGGGCTTACCCGTTCGTTACTGGATGCCATTGCCGAACAACTCGCGCAACATCAAAAAGGCCGACCTGAAACGATTCGGAACCTCGTGGCCGGTGAAATGCGTTTCTTCCTGGGCGACGCTTATGCCGACTGGCTTGAAATTCCAGCGGTACCCGTCGAAAAACGACTGGCTGGACTGCTGAATCAGTTACCCATTTTTCCAAAAACGGTATAA
- a CDS encoding amidohydrolase, with protein sequence MTLDPNTFRQFRHELHRFPEVSGQEIETQKRINAFVSQFNPVTITEVGGTGLLLQYGQGDTGPVTLIRADIDALPIQEVNAFAHKSKYEGVSHKCGHDGHAAILARLASLLAENPVSDGRVYLLFQPAEETGKGAEAVLRDPNFAAIHPDRAFALHNLPGFTVGSIVCKPGSFTSSVLSIIVTFTGKVSHSAEPEKGLNPAYVMADFMLRTKQIQHPEPQSDDFALITPIYTTMGEKSYGISAGYGEVHLTLRTRNAKRMDVLTAQLQTLLAELSTASGIDIQTSYTEAFVANENDMEAYNLIRQSAQALGYDFIEKTEPFKWGEDFGLFTQHYPGAMFGIGNGEDSPALHNDDYDFNDSLIEPAAQLFLTLVHQLHGSA encoded by the coding sequence ATGACTTTAGATCCTAACACCTTTCGTCAATTTAGACACGAGCTTCACCGGTTTCCTGAAGTTTCAGGGCAGGAAATTGAGACTCAGAAACGAATAAACGCATTCGTCAGCCAGTTTAATCCGGTAACAATTACTGAAGTTGGTGGCACAGGTTTATTGCTTCAATATGGTCAGGGAGATACCGGGCCAGTCACCTTAATTCGGGCCGATATTGATGCCCTCCCCATTCAGGAAGTAAATGCATTTGCTCATAAATCGAAATATGAAGGCGTTTCGCACAAGTGCGGACACGATGGGCACGCGGCTATTCTTGCCCGTTTAGCGTCTTTATTAGCCGAAAACCCGGTTTCGGACGGTCGGGTATATTTGCTGTTTCAACCCGCCGAAGAAACGGGCAAAGGTGCCGAAGCCGTCCTGCGAGACCCCAATTTTGCGGCCATTCATCCCGACAGAGCGTTTGCCCTCCATAATTTACCGGGATTTACAGTAGGGAGTATTGTATGCAAACCCGGTTCGTTTACATCGTCAGTGCTTAGCATCATCGTCACGTTTACGGGCAAAGTTTCGCACTCCGCCGAACCCGAAAAAGGGCTTAATCCAGCCTATGTGATGGCGGATTTTATGTTGCGCACGAAACAGATACAGCACCCAGAGCCACAATCGGATGATTTCGCGTTGATAACCCCGATTTACACCACGATGGGTGAGAAATCTTATGGTATATCGGCAGGTTATGGCGAAGTTCATCTAACACTCAGAACCCGAAACGCCAAAAGGATGGATGTCTTAACTGCTCAGCTACAGACTTTACTCGCTGAGCTTTCAACAGCGAGCGGTATCGATATACAAACGAGCTATACTGAAGCGTTCGTGGCCAACGAAAATGATATGGAGGCTTATAACCTGATCAGGCAAAGCGCTCAGGCACTGGGATATGACTTTATCGAAAAAACGGAGCCATTCAAATGGGGGGAAGATTTCGGTTTGTTTACCCAACATTATCCCGGAGCCATGTTTGGCATTGGCAATGGTGAAGACTCCCCCGCCCTGCACAACGACGACTACGATTTCAACGACAGCCTGATTGAACCAGCCGCCCAGTTATTCCTGACATTGGTGCATCAACTGCATGGCTCAGCATAG
- a CDS encoding S10 family peptidase, which translates to MKQAFLLSLLCSYLVIGAHAQKPAITEKQQSKDDKPASLSRTLNIDSQVTTNGQVTIKGQRVPYKAIAGTIPVWDEEGKPLAGVFFTYFERSDVADRAARPLVISFNGGPGTASVWMMIGYTGPRILKVDDEGYPIQPYGIKDNPHSILDVADIVYVDPVNTGFSRPVNKDVPVAKLFFGVNADIKYLADWINTFVSRYNRWASPKYLIGESYGTARVSGLALELQNAHWMYLNGVILVSPTGLGIERDGPAQGALKLPYFAATAWYHKALPADLQKKDLTDMLPEVENFAIQEYLPALALGGSLSDQKRKEIVAKVARYSGLSETAVMQQNLDIPTNFFWKELLRSKSQTVGRLDSRYLGIDTKDAGVAPDYNSELTSWLHSFTPAINMFMREELNYKTDLKYYMFGPTFPWDNTNNHTGESLRQAMAQNPYLHLLVQSGYYDGACDYFNAKYNLWQMDAGGKLKDRMEWEGYRSGHMMYLRKEDLATSNERLRKFIQKSTPKNSEPAKYSGSR; encoded by the coding sequence ATGAAACAAGCTTTCCTCCTATCGCTACTCTGTTCGTACCTAGTTATTGGTGCTCACGCACAAAAACCGGCCATTACCGAGAAACAGCAGTCCAAAGATGACAAACCGGCCTCCCTCTCGCGTACGCTCAACATTGATTCGCAGGTTACTACCAATGGTCAGGTAACCATCAAAGGCCAACGAGTACCGTACAAAGCGATTGCCGGAACTATTCCGGTCTGGGACGAAGAAGGAAAACCACTGGCCGGAGTCTTTTTCACTTACTTCGAACGCTCCGATGTGGCCGATCGAGCAGCGCGTCCGCTGGTTATTTCGTTCAATGGTGGTCCTGGTACGGCTTCGGTCTGGATGATGATTGGCTATACCGGTCCACGCATTCTGAAAGTTGATGACGAAGGCTATCCTATTCAGCCCTACGGCATCAAAGACAACCCTCACTCGATTCTGGATGTAGCGGATATCGTGTATGTCGATCCGGTTAATACTGGTTTTTCGCGCCCTGTCAATAAGGACGTTCCAGTTGCGAAACTATTCTTTGGGGTCAACGCCGACATTAAGTACCTGGCCGATTGGATCAACACGTTTGTGAGTCGTTACAATCGGTGGGCCTCTCCCAAATACCTGATTGGCGAAAGTTACGGCACCGCTCGCGTGTCAGGACTGGCTCTGGAATTGCAAAATGCGCACTGGATGTACCTCAACGGCGTCATTTTAGTATCGCCAACGGGCCTAGGTATCGAGCGCGATGGACCAGCACAGGGCGCGCTGAAACTCCCTTATTTTGCGGCAACAGCCTGGTATCATAAAGCCTTACCTGCCGATTTGCAAAAGAAGGATCTGACCGACATGCTCCCCGAGGTGGAAAACTTTGCCATTCAGGAATATCTGCCAGCGTTGGCATTAGGCGGCTCCCTAAGCGACCAGAAACGGAAGGAAATAGTTGCCAAAGTAGCTCGTTATTCTGGCTTGTCGGAAACGGCTGTGATGCAGCAGAATCTGGACATTCCCACCAATTTCTTCTGGAAAGAGCTACTTCGAAGCAAAAGCCAGACTGTTGGGCGACTAGACTCCCGTTATTTGGGAATTGACACCAAAGACGCCGGTGTTGCCCCCGATTATAATTCCGAGCTGACCTCCTGGTTGCATTCATTTACGCCTGCTATCAACATGTTTATGCGGGAAGAACTCAACTACAAAACCGACCTGAAGTACTACATGTTTGGCCCTACGTTTCCCTGGGACAATACGAATAACCATACCGGAGAAAGTTTGCGTCAGGCAATGGCTCAAAATCCGTACCTGCATCTATTGGTGCAATCAGGCTACTACGACGGAGCCTGCGATTATTTCAATGCGAAATACAATCTATGGCAAATGGACGCTGGTGGCAAGCTGAAAGATCGGATGGAGTGGGAAGGCTATCGGAGCGGGCACATGATGTACCTTCGCAAAGAAGATCTGGCCACCAGTAACGAACGACTTCGGAAATTCATCCAGAAAAGTACACCCAAAAACAGCGAGCCAGCGAAGTATTCGGGCAGTCGGTGA
- a CDS encoding M20/M25/M40 family metallo-hydrolase, which translates to MKQIFFLLLIAGYSVSAQSLSNVEKAVIARVIGQMPETDLFLQKVVNINSGTLNKEGVRKVGKLMSDEFDKLGFKTEWVNLPDSLNRAGHLVATRQGKKGKKLFLIGHLDTVFEKSLPMEPFTLINDSTASGQGVADMKGGDVLVIAALKALQAQKLLDDTSITIYFTGDEESSGGPESRRDFIERAKKCDIALAFETAQGLNSVTTGRRGSSGWTLNVKARTGHSSRIFSDLGYGAIYEAVRILNEFRRTLGQEQYLTFNPGLIVGGSEVHYDDKTAKAETIGKTNIVAGTALVKGDLRFLTEKQKENARAKMREIVEKSLPLTKATISFTDGIPGMEPSAANDELRKQLDKLSKDMGLGPVSAFDPGARGAGDVSFVAEFMPCLDGLGASGKGAHSIEETMNTKEFPLLVQRAALYIYRLTR; encoded by the coding sequence ATGAAACAAATCTTCTTTCTTTTACTGATCGCTGGTTATAGTGTATCGGCCCAGTCACTTTCGAACGTTGAAAAGGCAGTTATTGCTAGAGTAATAGGACAAATGCCCGAAACCGATCTGTTTTTGCAAAAAGTCGTCAATATCAACAGCGGTACCCTTAATAAAGAAGGTGTACGTAAGGTCGGAAAATTGATGTCCGATGAATTTGATAAACTGGGTTTTAAAACCGAGTGGGTCAACTTGCCGGACTCCCTGAATCGGGCGGGACATTTGGTGGCCACCCGGCAGGGTAAAAAAGGCAAAAAGCTATTTCTGATCGGGCATCTCGATACCGTTTTTGAAAAAAGCCTGCCTATGGAACCCTTCACGCTCATCAACGACTCGACGGCGTCGGGACAGGGCGTTGCCGATATGAAAGGGGGCGATGTGCTCGTTATTGCAGCGCTCAAAGCTTTACAAGCGCAAAAATTGCTCGACGATACGTCTATCACCATCTATTTCACGGGCGATGAAGAGAGCTCGGGTGGACCAGAAAGTCGCCGTGATTTCATCGAACGGGCTAAGAAATGCGACATCGCGCTAGCCTTCGAAACGGCACAGGGGTTGAATAGCGTGACGACTGGTCGGCGGGGTTCGAGCGGGTGGACACTCAACGTAAAAGCGCGAACGGGGCACTCCTCCCGAATTTTCAGCGATCTGGGCTATGGTGCTATCTATGAAGCCGTTCGGATTCTGAATGAGTTTCGACGGACGCTAGGTCAGGAGCAGTACCTTACCTTCAACCCTGGCCTGATTGTGGGTGGTTCGGAAGTACACTACGACGACAAAACGGCCAAAGCGGAAACGATTGGCAAAACGAACATCGTAGCCGGAACGGCACTGGTGAAAGGTGATTTACGCTTCCTGACGGAAAAACAGAAAGAAAATGCACGGGCCAAAATGCGGGAAATCGTGGAGAAAAGCTTGCCATTGACGAAAGCCACCATTTCGTTTACCGATGGCATTCCGGGTATGGAACCGTCTGCCGCTAACGATGAACTGCGTAAACAACTTGATAAGCTCAGTAAGGACATGGGGCTTGGACCCGTAAGCGCCTTTGATCCGGGTGCTCGTGGCGCGGGCGATGTGTCGTTTGTGGCCGAATTCATGCCTTGCCTGGATGGGTTAGGCGCATCGGGTAAAGGAGCGCATAGCATCGAAGAAACCATGAATACCAAAGAGTTTCCCTTGCTGGTTCAACGCGCAGCCCTGTATATTTATCGGTTAACGCGCTAG
- a CDS encoding RidA family protein produces MKYLILSLLVFSISFSAVGQHKEIVKPRKAPAMSYPFSMGVISNGLLFVSGQVGTDPQTSKVVAGGIEAETEQTILNIKGILEDAGASLDDVVSVTVYLSNMDDFAKMNTVYKKYFKEGAYPARTTVGVAKLVFGASVEMTMTAAMPKKK; encoded by the coding sequence ATGAAGTACCTTATCCTTTCCCTGCTTGTTTTTAGTATCAGTTTTTCGGCAGTAGGGCAGCACAAAGAAATTGTGAAACCTCGTAAAGCACCTGCGATGTCTTACCCATTCAGCATGGGTGTTATTAGCAATGGTTTGCTGTTTGTATCTGGACAAGTGGGTACCGATCCACAAACGTCCAAAGTTGTGGCCGGTGGGATAGAGGCTGAAACCGAACAAACGATTCTGAATATTAAGGGTATTCTGGAAGATGCTGGCGCTTCACTTGACGATGTGGTGAGCGTAACGGTTTACCTCAGCAATATGGACGACTTCGCAAAGATGAACACCGTCTACAAAAAATACTTTAAAGAAGGTGCTTACCCAGCCCGAACAACAGTAGGAGTGGCTAAACTAGTGTTTGGGGCCAGCGTCGAAATGACCATGACAGCCGCCATGCCGAAGAAGAAGTAG
- a CDS encoding GntR family transcriptional regulator — protein sequence MIAKLPSPVQGRRQAYGFVDVDCSPSVPLYKLQFNPKDKTPKYKQIVQSVITDIERGVLKNNEQLPSISELSVEYYLARDTVEKAYRELREQGYITSVQGKGYYVQASAAPKLKILLIFNKLSSYKKIIYYSFLKALGDKATVDLQIHHYSAYHFQQIIEKNLGKYNYYVVMPHFTQDLDKANYRKVLESIPTNELVLLDKDVSELSPATLSVYQNFDKDICEALENAQDLLAKYPRMVLILPGDGNHPAEIAHGFRSFCVNYNKEFSIKENAMNENLQAGTAYVVIEETDLSEVVKKVRQSNYELGHEIGIISFNETTLKELLNITVITTDFEAMGYTAASLLLDNKHIKVKNPFYMIRRESL from the coding sequence ATGATAGCGAAACTTCCTTCTCCGGTTCAGGGTCGCCGACAAGCATACGGATTTGTCGATGTGGATTGCAGCCCGTCAGTTCCGCTGTATAAACTTCAGTTCAATCCGAAAGACAAGACGCCCAAGTACAAACAGATCGTCCAATCGGTAATCACCGATATTGAGCGGGGTGTTTTAAAAAATAATGAGCAGCTTCCCTCTATAAGTGAGTTAAGCGTTGAATATTATCTGGCTCGGGATACAGTCGAAAAAGCTTACCGGGAACTTCGGGAACAGGGCTACATTACATCGGTGCAGGGTAAGGGGTATTATGTACAGGCCAGTGCAGCGCCTAAACTGAAAATTCTCCTTATTTTCAATAAGCTTAGCTCATACAAGAAAATCATTTATTACTCATTCCTGAAAGCACTCGGCGATAAAGCAACGGTTGATTTGCAGATTCACCATTATAGCGCCTACCACTTTCAGCAAATTATTGAGAAGAATCTGGGAAAGTACAACTATTATGTTGTCATGCCGCACTTCACCCAGGATCTGGACAAGGCTAACTACAGGAAGGTTCTGGAGTCGATTCCGACCAACGAGCTGGTGTTGCTCGATAAAGATGTTTCGGAGTTATCGCCTGCCACATTGAGCGTTTACCAGAACTTCGACAAAGACATTTGCGAAGCCCTCGAAAACGCACAGGATTTGTTGGCCAAATACCCTCGGATGGTTCTGATTTTACCCGGCGATGGCAACCACCCAGCCGAAATTGCGCATGGGTTTCGATCCTTCTGTGTCAACTACAACAAGGAATTCTCCATTAAAGAGAACGCCATGAATGAGAATCTTCAGGCGGGTACTGCTTATGTGGTCATCGAGGAAACCGATTTGTCGGAAGTGGTCAAGAAAGTTCGCCAGTCGAACTATGAGCTGGGTCACGAAATCGGTATTATCTCGTTCAATGAAACGACACTCAAAGAGCTTCTGAACATCACCGTAATCACGACTGACTTTGAAGCGATGGGCTACACCGCAGCGTCTTTATTGCTTGACAATAAGCACATTAAAGTAAAGAATCCTTTTTACATGATCCGGCGCGAATCATTGTAA
- a CDS encoding (Fe-S)-binding protein gives MKVGLFIPCYIDQFYPKVAIATLKLLEKVGCDVDYPLQQTCCGQPMANSGYEHLTGGCNDNFVSNFAGYDYIVSPSGSCTLHIKHHLHGTNETAATEIRSRIYELTEFLTDVLKISSLEATFPYKVGLHQSCHGQRGLHLAQMSELVAPPYSKPVQLLNLVKDLELIQLDRRDECCGFGGTFCVTEEAVSAKMGKDRVADHLRHGVHYITGVDVSCLMHLEGILKRANSNVQVKHIAEILTATI, from the coding sequence ATGAAAGTTGGCTTATTTATTCCCTGTTACATTGACCAGTTTTACCCAAAAGTAGCCATCGCTACGCTGAAATTACTGGAAAAAGTAGGTTGCGATGTTGACTATCCATTACAACAAACCTGTTGCGGCCAGCCGATGGCAAACTCGGGTTACGAGCATCTGACGGGAGGTTGTAACGACAATTTCGTGAGCAACTTTGCGGGCTATGATTACATTGTTTCGCCCTCAGGAAGTTGTACCCTGCATATCAAGCATCATTTACACGGAACCAATGAAACGGCAGCTACAGAGATCCGTTCACGAATCTATGAACTTACCGAATTTCTGACTGATGTACTGAAAATCTCGTCATTAGAAGCCACGTTTCCGTATAAAGTTGGGTTGCACCAGAGTTGCCACGGTCAGCGTGGGTTGCATTTAGCCCAAATGTCGGAGCTGGTGGCTCCGCCTTATTCTAAGCCCGTACAGCTGCTCAATCTGGTAAAAGATCTGGAGTTAATTCAACTCGACCGGCGTGACGAATGCTGCGGGTTTGGTGGAACGTTCTGCGTAACCGAAGAAGCCGTATCCGCCAAAATGGGTAAGGATCGGGTGGCTGATCATCTTCGCCACGGCGTTCACTACATTACGGGGGTCGATGTGTCGTGCCTGATGCATCTCGAAGGCATCCTGAAACGGGCCAACTCAAATGTACAGGTCAAACATATCGCAGAAATCCTAACGGCTACGATTTGA
- a CDS encoding lactate utilization protein B, whose product MNQPTLDHAHAAIEFNKNEPRVNWHDETLWFVRTKRDRAVAQIPEWEQLREAASQIKNHVLSNMHDLLVQFEENAKRNGITVHWAADGAEHNAIIHGLIQKAGATRMVKSKSMLTEECHLNDYLTKHGIEVIDSDLGERIVQMRKEPPSHIVMPAIHLTKADVGDTFHEHLGTEKGATDPQYLTEAARQHLRDTFLTRKVALTGVNFAIAETGGFVVCTNEGNADMGAHLADVHIAAMGFEKIIPRAEHLGVFLRLLARSATGQPITTFSSHFHKPRPGQEMHIVIVDNGRSRQLGRPDFRNSLKCIRCAACMNTCPVYRRSGGHSYHSAVAGPIGSILAPNLDMKQNADLPFASTLCGSCSNVCPVKIDIHDQLYKWRQVLMQEGYGPAAKTVSMKAMATVLESPRLYRMAGKVGRGVLRFAPVTVENRFNPWYNQREMPEPPAESFRDWYINNKKA is encoded by the coding sequence ATGAACCAGCCAACTTTAGATCACGCTCATGCCGCTATTGAGTTCAATAAAAACGAACCAAGAGTTAACTGGCACGACGAAACGCTTTGGTTTGTACGTACGAAACGTGACCGCGCGGTAGCCCAGATACCCGAGTGGGAGCAATTGCGTGAGGCCGCTTCGCAAATAAAAAATCATGTGTTGTCGAACATGCACGATTTACTGGTGCAGTTTGAGGAAAATGCCAAACGCAATGGCATTACGGTGCACTGGGCAGCCGATGGTGCTGAGCACAATGCGATCATTCATGGATTGATACAAAAGGCGGGGGCCACCCGAATGGTCAAGTCGAAGTCGATGCTGACCGAAGAGTGCCATCTCAATGATTACCTGACAAAGCACGGTATTGAGGTGATTGACAGTGATTTAGGTGAACGTATTGTGCAAATGCGGAAGGAGCCACCTTCGCATATTGTTATGCCCGCCATTCACCTCACCAAGGCCGATGTTGGGGATACTTTTCATGAACATTTGGGTACCGAAAAAGGAGCGACAGACCCTCAGTACCTTACCGAAGCCGCTCGTCAGCACCTACGAGATACGTTTCTGACGCGTAAAGTTGCCCTTACAGGTGTCAACTTTGCTATTGCTGAAACGGGCGGTTTTGTGGTGTGTACCAATGAAGGTAACGCCGATATGGGTGCTCACCTAGCCGATGTGCACATTGCAGCTATGGGTTTTGAAAAAATCATTCCCCGAGCCGAGCACCTGGGGGTGTTCCTGCGTTTGCTGGCCCGATCGGCAACAGGACAGCCCATTACGACCTTTTCGAGCCATTTCCACAAACCAAGACCCGGTCAGGAAATGCACATTGTGATTGTCGATAACGGACGTAGTCGTCAGTTAGGGCGCCCCGATTTTCGGAATTCGCTCAAGTGCATTCGGTGTGCGGCCTGTATGAATACCTGCCCGGTTTATCGGCGGTCGGGTGGGCACAGCTACCATAGTGCTGTTGCCGGACCAATTGGTTCTATTCTGGCCCCGAATCTGGATATGAAACAAAACGCTGATCTGCCGTTTGCGTCTACGCTCTGCGGATCGTGTTCGAATGTGTGTCCAGTTAAGATTGATATTCACGACCAGCTCTATAAATGGCGTCAGGTGTTGATGCAGGAAGGATATGGTCCGGCAGCAAAAACCGTGTCGATGAAAGCAATGGCTACTGTACTGGAGTCACCCCGACTGTATCGGATGGCCGGTAAGGTTGGCCGGGGCGTCTTACGATTTGCCCCTGTTACGGTCGAAAACCGGTTCAATCCGTGGTATAATCAGCGCGAAATGCCCGAGCCACCGGCAGAGAGTTTCCGCGACTGGTACATTAATAACAAAAAAGCATGA
- a CDS encoding LutC/YkgG family protein: MTTREKILASIQANQPSILPLPEQFTFTTTYPDLTKQFSDSLTFVGGMPVVVPDYKAIETHLKEYYPNFTNIATTCPELAHMADVSLDITDPHDLAGVNLAIIEGPIAVAENAAIWVDEKQLPHRVLPMITQYLAIIIRQSTIVANMHDAYKKIKVDTTGFGTFISGPSKTADIEQSLVIGAHGARSLIVYMLP, encoded by the coding sequence ATGACCACTCGCGAAAAAATTCTGGCCAGTATTCAGGCTAACCAGCCATCGATACTACCACTGCCTGAGCAATTTACGTTTACCACTACGTATCCTGATCTCACGAAACAATTCAGTGATTCACTGACATTTGTTGGTGGTATGCCGGTTGTCGTCCCCGATTATAAAGCCATTGAAACTCATCTAAAAGAGTATTATCCCAACTTCACAAACATCGCAACGACTTGTCCTGAACTGGCGCATATGGCCGATGTGAGTCTGGATATTACGGACCCACACGACTTGGCTGGCGTGAATTTGGCGATCATCGAAGGGCCAATTGCCGTTGCTGAGAATGCCGCTATCTGGGTCGATGAGAAGCAACTGCCGCACCGGGTACTTCCCATGATTACGCAATACCTGGCCATCATTATCCGGCAGTCGACAATTGTGGCGAACATGCACGATGCGTACAAGAAAATAAAAGTTGATACCACAGGTTTTGGTACGTTTATCAGTGGTCCTTCTAAAACGGCCGATATTGAGCAAAGCCTGGTGATTGGCGCTCATGGTGCCCGCTCGCTGATTGTCTATATGCTTCCTTAA